A region from the Pseudomonas sp. P8_229 genome encodes:
- the xdhB gene encoding xanthine dehydrogenase molybdopterin binding subunit has translation MSNHHGVEKTQAELAELFARDLTTGVGRSVKHDSAAKHVSGEAQYIDDRLEFPNQLHLYARMSDRAHAKIISIDTSPCYAFEGVRIAITHEDVPGLKDIGPLMPGDPLLAIDDVQFVGQPVLAVAAKDLETARKAAMAAIIEYEDLEPVLDVVEALRKRHFVLDSHTHQRGDSVSALATAEHRIQGTLHIGGQEHFYLETQISSVMPTEDGGMIVYCSTQNPTEVQKLVAEVLDVSMNKIVVDMRRMGGGFGGKETQAASPACLCAVVAHLTGQPTKMRLPRVEDMLMTGKRHPFYVEYDVGFDSTGRLHGINMDLAGNCGCSPDLSASIVDRAMFHSDNSYYLGDATINGHRCKTNTASNTAYRGFGGPQGMVAIEEVMDAIARHLNLDPLAVRKANYYGKTERNVTHYYQTVEHNMLEEMTAELEESSQYHERREAIRRYNANSPILKKGLALTPVKFGISFTASFLNQAGALVHVYTDGSIHLNHGGTEMGQGLNTKVAQVVAEVFQVEMDRVQITATNTDKVPNTSPTAASSGADLNGKAAQNAAEIIKQRLVEFAARHYKVSEEDVEFHNGHVRVRDHILTFEALIQLAYFNQVSLSSTGFYKTPKIYYDRSQARGRPFYYFAFGAACCEVIVDTLTGEYKMLRTDILHDVGASLNPAIDIGQVEGGFIQGMGWLTMEELVWNNKGKLMTNGPASYKIPAVADMPLDLRVKLVENRKNPEDTVFHSKAVGEPPFMLGIASWCAIKDAVASLGDYKHQPQIDAPATPERVLWGCEQMRQLKAVKAVEAETEVV, from the coding sequence ATGTCTAACCATCACGGCGTAGAGAAAACTCAAGCTGAACTGGCTGAACTGTTCGCCAGGGACCTGACCACCGGCGTTGGCCGCAGCGTCAAGCACGACAGCGCCGCCAAGCACGTGTCCGGTGAGGCGCAGTACATCGATGATCGTCTGGAATTTCCGAACCAGCTGCACCTTTATGCACGCATGTCGGACCGCGCCCACGCGAAAATCATCAGCATCGACACCTCGCCCTGCTACGCCTTCGAAGGCGTGCGCATCGCCATTACCCACGAAGACGTGCCGGGTCTGAAAGACATCGGCCCATTGATGCCGGGCGACCCGCTGCTGGCCATCGACGACGTGCAATTCGTCGGCCAACCGGTGCTCGCCGTTGCCGCGAAAGACTTGGAAACCGCACGCAAAGCGGCGATGGCCGCGATCATCGAATACGAAGATCTGGAGCCGGTACTCGATGTGGTCGAGGCCCTGCGCAAACGCCACTTCGTGCTCGACAGCCACACCCATCAGCGCGGCGATTCGGTGTCCGCACTGGCGACCGCTGAACACCGCATTCAAGGCACGCTGCACATCGGCGGCCAGGAACACTTCTACCTCGAAACCCAGATCTCCTCGGTGATGCCCACCGAAGACGGCGGCATGATCGTCTACTGCTCGACGCAGAACCCGACCGAAGTGCAGAAACTGGTCGCCGAAGTGCTCGACGTGTCGATGAACAAAATCGTCGTCGACATGCGTCGCATGGGCGGTGGTTTCGGCGGCAAGGAAACCCAGGCTGCCAGCCCGGCGTGCCTGTGCGCAGTCGTCGCGCACCTCACTGGCCAGCCGACCAAGATGCGCCTGCCGCGCGTCGAAGACATGCTGATGACCGGCAAGCGCCACCCGTTCTACGTCGAGTACGACGTCGGCTTCGACAGCACCGGGCGCCTGCACGGGATCAACATGGACCTGGCCGGCAACTGCGGCTGCTCGCCGGACTTGTCCGCGTCGATCGTTGACCGCGCGATGTTCCACTCGGACAACTCGTACTACCTGGGCGATGCGACGATCAATGGTCACCGCTGCAAGACCAATACCGCATCGAATACCGCCTACCGGGGTTTCGGCGGCCCGCAAGGCATGGTCGCGATCGAAGAAGTGATGGACGCGATTGCCCGTCACCTCAACCTCGATCCACTCGCTGTGCGCAAGGCCAACTACTACGGCAAGACCGAGCGCAACGTCACCCACTACTACCAGACCGTCGAGCACAACATGCTCGAGGAAATGACCGCCGAGCTTGAAGAAAGCAGCCAGTATCACGAACGCCGCGAAGCGATCCGCCGCTACAACGCCAACAGCCCGATCCTGAAAAAAGGCCTGGCGCTGACCCCGGTGAAATTCGGCATTTCGTTTACCGCAAGCTTCCTCAATCAGGCCGGCGCACTGGTGCACGTCTACACCGACGGCAGCATTCACCTGAACCATGGCGGCACGGAAATGGGCCAGGGCCTGAACACCAAGGTCGCGCAAGTCGTAGCCGAAGTGTTCCAGGTGGAAATGGATCGCGTGCAGATCACCGCGACCAACACCGACAAGGTGCCGAACACCTCGCCCACCGCCGCCTCCAGCGGTGCCGACCTCAACGGCAAGGCCGCGCAGAACGCCGCCGAGATCATCAAGCAGCGGCTGGTGGAATTTGCTGCGCGGCACTACAAGGTCAGCGAAGAAGACGTCGAATTCCACAACGGCCACGTGCGCGTGCGTGACCACATCCTGACCTTCGAAGCGCTGATCCAGCTGGCGTATTTCAATCAGGTGTCGCTGTCGAGCACCGGCTTCTACAAGACCCCGAAAATCTACTACGACCGCAGCCAGGCCCGGGGTCGGCCGTTCTACTACTTCGCCTTCGGCGCGGCGTGCTGCGAAGTGATCGTCGACACCCTGACCGGCGAGTACAAGATGTTGCGCACCGACATCCTCCACGACGTCGGTGCCTCGCTGAACCCGGCGATCGACATCGGTCAGGTCGAGGGCGGTTTCATCCAGGGCATGGGCTGGCTGACCATGGAAGAGCTGGTCTGGAACAACAAGGGCAAGCTGATGACCAACGGCCCGGCCAGCTACAAGATCCCGGCCGTGGCGGACATGCCGCTCGACCTGCGGGTGAAACTGGTGGAAAACCGCAAGAACCCGGAAGACACGGTGTTCCATTCCAAGGCTGTCGGCGAGCCGCCGTTCATGCTCGGGATTGCGTCGTGGTGCGCGATCAAGGACGCAGTGGCGAGCCTCGGTGACTACAAGCATCAGCCGCAGATTGATGCCCCGGCGACGCCGGAGCGGGTGTTGTGGGGTTGCGAGCAGATGCGTCAGCTCAAAGCGGTGAAAGCCGTCGAAGCTGAAACCGAGGTTGTTTGA
- a CDS encoding GntR family transcriptional regulator yields MNEQLQPLKKQPRAGKAGRSGTQDDIVYAHIFEAILEQRLAPGTKLSEEALGEIFGVSRTIIRRALSRLAHEGVVLLRPNRGAVVASPSVEEARQVFMARRLVERAITELAVQHATAEQIAELRQMVNDERDSFSRGDRGAGIRLSGEFHLKLAEAAKNAPLISFQRSLVSQTSLIIAQYESGNRSHCSYDEHTQLIDAIEARNGELAVDLMMHHMDHIDSKLNLDEESASDDLHAVFSHLLQTKKPGRPAAKL; encoded by the coding sequence ATGAACGAACAGTTGCAACCCCTCAAGAAACAACCGCGAGCAGGCAAAGCCGGCCGCAGCGGAACCCAGGACGATATTGTCTATGCGCATATCTTCGAGGCCATCCTCGAACAGCGTCTGGCGCCCGGCACAAAATTGAGCGAAGAAGCGTTGGGGGAAATCTTCGGGGTCAGCCGCACCATCATTCGCCGCGCGCTGTCGCGTCTGGCCCATGAAGGCGTGGTGCTGTTGCGGCCGAACCGTGGCGCCGTGGTTGCCAGCCCGAGCGTTGAAGAAGCGCGTCAGGTGTTCATGGCCCGCCGTCTGGTGGAGCGCGCGATCACCGAGCTGGCCGTGCAGCACGCCACCGCCGAGCAGATCGCCGAATTGCGCCAGATGGTCAACGACGAGCGCGACAGCTTTTCCCGTGGCGATCGCGGTGCCGGTATCCGTCTGTCGGGCGAATTCCACCTGAAACTGGCGGAAGCGGCGAAAAACGCACCGTTGATCAGCTTCCAGCGCAGTCTGGTGTCGCAGACATCGCTGATTATCGCCCAGTACGAAAGCGGCAACCGCTCGCATTGCTCCTACGACGAGCACACCCAGTTGATCGACGCCATCGAAGCGCGCAACGGTGAGCTGGCGGTAGACCTGATGATGCACCACATGGACCACATCGACAGCAAGCTCAACCTTGACGAGGAAAGTGCGTCAGATGACCTGCACGCGGTGTTCTCGCATCTGTTGCAGACCAAGAAGCCTGGGCGTCCGGCGGCCAAGCTCTGA
- the xdhC gene encoding xanthine dehydrogenase accessory protein XdhC, translating into MYNWIDALADLQNQGEPCVLVTIIEELGSTPRNAGSKMVVSANQTFDTIGGGHLEYKAMQIAREMLASGKQDTHLERFSLGASLGQCCGGATVLLFEPMGQVQAQIAVFGAGHVGRALVPLLASLPCRVRWIDSRDAEFPEHIPHGVRKIVSEEPVDEIDELPAGSYCIVMTHNHQLDLELTAAILKRNDFAYFGLIGSKTKRAKFEHRLRDRGFDSGVVQRMRCPMGIGEVKGKLPVEIAISIAGEIIATYNANFGQQTASAEPIAKLLPVSRRSQAAKLKASN; encoded by the coding sequence ATGTACAACTGGATCGACGCCCTCGCCGACCTGCAGAACCAGGGCGAACCCTGCGTTCTGGTGACGATCATCGAAGAACTCGGCTCGACCCCACGCAATGCCGGGTCGAAAATGGTCGTCAGCGCGAATCAGACCTTCGACACCATCGGTGGCGGGCATCTGGAATACAAAGCCATGCAGATCGCCCGCGAGATGCTCGCCAGCGGTAAGCAGGACACCCATCTCGAGCGTTTCAGCCTCGGCGCCAGCCTTGGCCAGTGCTGCGGCGGCGCCACCGTGTTGCTGTTCGAACCGATGGGCCAGGTACAGGCGCAAATCGCCGTGTTCGGTGCCGGCCACGTCGGCCGCGCCTTGGTGCCGCTGCTCGCCAGCCTGCCCTGCCGGGTGCGCTGGATCGATTCGCGCGATGCCGAATTCCCCGAACACATCCCCCACGGCGTGCGTAAAATCGTGTCCGAAGAGCCTGTGGATGAAATCGATGAGCTGCCCGCCGGCAGCTATTGCATCGTCATGACCCACAACCATCAGCTCGACCTTGAACTCACTGCCGCGATTCTCAAGCGCAACGACTTCGCCTACTTCGGCCTGATCGGTTCGAAGACCAAACGCGCGAAGTTCGAACACCGTTTACGTGATCGCGGCTTCGACAGCGGCGTCGTGCAGCGCATGCGCTGCCCGATGGGCATCGGCGAAGTCAAAGGCAAACTGCCTGTGGAAATCGCCATCTCCATCGCCGGCGAAATCATCGCCACCTATAACGCCAACTTCGGCCAGCAGACTGCCAGCGCCGAACCGATTGCCAAGCTGCTGCCGGTTTCGCGGCGCAGTCAGGCCGCCAAACTCAAAGCCTCAAACTGA
- the guaD gene encoding guanine deaminase produces the protein MPLTRKAYRAAILHSIADPAEVGIEASYEYFEDGLLVVDGGKISALGHASELLPTLPADIEIEHYKDALITPGFIDTHIHLPQTGMVGAYGEQLLDWLNTYTFPCESQFGDKAHADDVADIFIKELLRNGTTTALVFGSVHPQSVNSFFEKAEQLDLRMIAGKVMMDRNAPDYLTDTAESSYVESKALIERWHGKGRLHYAVTPRFAPTSTPEQLTLAGQLLTEYPDLYMQTHISENLKEIEWVKELFPERKGYLDVYDHYQLLGERSVFAHGVHLCDDECARLAETGSAISFCPTSNFFLGSGLFNLPMAEKHKLNVGLGTDVGGGTSFSLLQTLNEAYKVMQLQGARLSPFKSLYLATLGGARALRLEDKIGNLQPGSDADFLVLDYHATPLLSYRLKQANNIAETLFVLMTLGDDRTVQQTYAAGALVHQR, from the coding sequence ATGCCTCTGACTCGCAAAGCCTACCGCGCCGCCATCCTGCACAGCATCGCCGATCCCGCCGAAGTCGGGATCGAAGCCTCCTACGAATATTTCGAGGATGGCCTGCTGGTGGTCGATGGCGGCAAGATCAGCGCCCTCGGCCACGCCAGCGAACTGCTGCCGACCCTGCCGGCGGACATCGAGATCGAGCACTACAAAGACGCGCTGATCACCCCGGGCTTCATCGACACGCACATCCACCTCCCGCAAACCGGCATGGTCGGTGCCTACGGCGAGCAACTGCTCGACTGGCTCAACACCTACACCTTCCCGTGCGAAAGCCAGTTCGGTGACAAGGCCCACGCCGACGATGTCGCGGACATTTTCATCAAGGAACTGCTGCGCAACGGCACCACCACCGCACTGGTGTTCGGCAGCGTGCACCCGCAGTCGGTGAACTCGTTTTTCGAAAAGGCTGAGCAGTTAGATCTGCGGATGATCGCCGGCAAGGTGATGATGGACCGCAACGCGCCGGACTACCTGACCGACACCGCCGAATCGAGCTACGTCGAGAGCAAGGCGCTGATCGAACGCTGGCACGGCAAGGGCCGCCTGCACTACGCAGTCACCCCGCGTTTCGCCCCGACCAGCACCCCGGAACAGCTGACCCTCGCCGGCCAGTTGCTCACCGAGTACCCGGATCTGTACATGCAGACCCACATCAGTGAGAACCTCAAGGAAATCGAGTGGGTCAAGGAGCTGTTCCCGGAGCGCAAGGGCTACCTCGACGTTTACGATCACTACCAGTTGCTCGGCGAGCGTTCGGTATTTGCTCACGGCGTGCACTTGTGCGACGACGAATGCGCGCGTCTGGCCGAGACCGGCTCGGCGATCTCGTTCTGCCCGACCTCGAACTTCTTCCTTGGCAGCGGCCTGTTCAACCTGCCGATGGCCGAAAAACACAAACTGAATGTCGGCCTGGGCACTGACGTCGGCGGCGGCACCAGTTTCTCGCTGCTGCAAACCCTGAACGAAGCCTACAAAGTCATGCAGTTGCAGGGTGCGCGCCTGAGCCCGTTCAAGTCGCTGTACCTGGCGACCCTCGGCGGTGCGCGGGCGCTACGCCTGGAAGACAAGATCGGCAACCTGCAACCGGGTTCCGACGCCGACTTCCTGGTGCTGGATTACCACGCCACGCCGCTGCTCAGTTACCGCCTGAAGCAGGCCAACAACATTGCCGAGACGTTGTTTGTGTTGATGACGCTGGGGGATGACCGCACGGTGCAGCAGACGTATGCGGCGGGTGCGCTGGTGCATCAGCGCTAA